GCGGTCGCCTTGGGCGTGATCATCCAGTTGCCTTCGCCGGCCACGCGCTGCAGCGTGGGCGCCATCTTCTCGGTCAGCGCCGGCTGGTTGATGGTGGCGTTGTACAGCTCGACCACGCGGAAATTCGCCTCGGCCCCGGCGCTGGAGGCGATGGCCTCGGTGGTGCGCTTCATGCGGGCATGGATGTCCTTCTTCATGCCTTCGTCATAGGTGCGGATGGTGCCCATCATCTCGACCTTTTCCGGCACGATGTTCATGCGGTTGCCGCCGTGGAAGGTGCCGACGGTGATCACCGATGGCTCCAGCATGGCATTGACCTGGCGGCTCTGGATGGTCTGCAGGCCCATCACGATCTGCGACGCCACCACGATCGGGTCGATCCCGCCCCACGGCCGCGCGCCGTGCGTCTGGCGGCCCTTGACGTCGATCCAGAACTGGTCGGCCGCCGCCATCGACGCGCCGCTGCGCCAGCCCAGCTTGCCGGACTCGATGCCGCTGGTCACATGCAGGCCGAAGATCGCGTCGACCTTGGGGTTGTCCAGCACGCCCTCGGCCACCATCTGCTTGGCGCCCCACATGTTCGAGCCGTTGGGTTCGAAGTCGGCCGGGCTTTCCTCGGCCGGCTGGAAGATGAACTTGACCGTGCCGGGCAGCTGGTCCTTCATGCCGGCCAGCACCTCGGCCGTGGCCATCAGGATCGCCACGTGCGTGTCATGGCCGCAGGCGTGCATCACGTCGACTTCCTTGCCCAGGTACTGGCCCTTGGCCTTCGATGCGAACGGCACGTCGACGCGCTCCTTCACCGGCAGCGCGTCCATGTCGGCGCGCAGCGCCACCACCGGCCCGGGCTTGCCGCCCTTGAGCAGGCCGACCACGCCGGTCTTGGCCACGCCGGTCTTCACCTCCATGCCGAGCTTGCGCAGGTGGTCCGCTACCAGCTTGGCCGTGCGGGTCTCGTAGTTGCCCAGCTCCGGATGCTGGTGGATATCGCGGCGCCAGGCGATCAGCTGCTTTTCGACCGCTTTGGCGCGGGTCTCGATCTGGGCATGCAGGGCTTCGGCGCCTTGCGTCTGGGCCTGCGCGGTGTTGCACAGCAGGCCGGCGGCCAGGGACAGGCCGGCGACGGCGAAGCGGGTGGTGGAACGGGATGCGGTGCGACGTGCAGCCATGCGGGATCTCCTTCGTTGTTGTTGGTTTGGTGCTGGCGGTGTGGTTGGCGCTCTGCGAAAGCAATGCGCCAACGGAAGCGGAGTGGGTTCTCCCCTCTCCCTTTGGGAGAGGGGCGGGGGAGAGGGCAGGCGTATCTCGATGCGATACGCGCAACTTCGTGGAAACGCCGGCCCTCTCCCCCATCCCCTCTCCCGCTAGCGGGAGAGGGGAGCAAGTCTTTGAGGCGCTCGCAGTCAGCTCACGCGCAGGCTGTCCACCACCTTATGCAAAAACGCCTCGCACGCGGCCAGTTGCTCCAGCGCAACGAATTCGTCCGGCTTGTGCGCCTGCTGGATATCGCCGGGCCCGCATACCACCGCGGGAATGCCCGCGCGCTGGAACAGTCCGGCCTCGGTGCCATAGGCCACCTTGTTGGTGTCGCGGTCCGCGGTCAGCGCGCGCACCAGCTGCGTAATGGCTTCCTGCTCGGCCACGTCGAGCGACGGCGCGGCGGCGATCTTGCTCAGCGTCAGGTCGGCATCGGCATGTTCGGCGCGCATCTTCGGCAGCAGCACGTCGTTGGCATAGGCCTGGATGCGCGCGTAGATCGCTTCCGGATCGACGCCCGGCAGGTTGCGGAACTCGAACACGAACTCGCACAGCGCCGGGATCGTGTTGAGCGCAATGCCGCCCTGGATGGTGCCGGTCTGCGCGGTGGTGTAGGGCACGTCGAAGGCCTGGTCGTAGGGGCCGTTGGCCTTGAACTCGTCGGCGATGTCGCGGATGAAGCAGATCAGCCGCGCCGCGTATTCGATGGCATTGACGCCGCGCGGCGTCAGCGACGAATGCGCGGCCTGGCCGCGCACGCAGCAGCGGTACGCGTTGATGCCCTTGTGCGCGACGATCACGCGCATGCTGGTGGGTTCGCCGACGATGCAGCCGCCCGGGGCGACACCGCGCTCGCGCAGTTCGGCCAGCAGGTAGGGCGCGCCCATGCAGCCGATCTCTTCGTCGAACGACAGCGCGTAGTGCACCGGCTCGCGCAGCCGGGCCTCGAGGATGGCGGGCAGCAGCGACAGGCTGGTGCCGATAAAGCCCTTCATGTCGCAGGTGCCGCGGCCGTACAGCTTGCCGTCGCGCACCACCGGCTTGAACGGGTCGGTGGTCCAGGCCTGGCCGTCGACCGGCACCACGTCGGTGTGGCCCGACAGCACGATGCCGCCGTTGGTGGCGCCGTTGGCCGCGGGCACGGTGACGAACAGGTTGGCCTTGTCGCGTTGCGGGTTGTAGCTCAGATGCGGCTTCAACCCCTTGGCCAGGAAATGGTCGCGCACCGACTCGATCAGACCCAGGTTGGAATTGCGGCTGGTGGTGTCGTAGGCCACCAGCCGCTGGGTCCATTCCAGCGCGCTGCCGCGCGCGGCGGTTTCAGGGACGGGCTGGCGGGAATGGACTGTAGCAGCTTGGGCGGGAGCGGCTTGGGTCGGCATGGGGCGGTATCACTAACTTGTTAAGGAATTGATGCTACACCCGGCCGCGCGCCGCGTCCATGCACGATCGGCATGGACGCTACGCCAGTTGCCGCAGCGTATGCTTGATGGTCTGCGCGCGCACCGCCACGTCCGGCATCCTGGCCTCGATGCGCAGTTTGTCCTGTCCCGCCAGCTTGATATGGCGGTTCTTCTGTACCAGGTCGATGATGCGCATCGCATCGATCGGCGGGTTGGGCACGAACTGCACGCTGATGGTGGCCTCGCCGGCGTCGATCTTGCGCACGCCCAGCGGTGCCGCGGCGATGCGCAGCCGGTGGGTCTCGACCAGCGCCTGCGCCTGCGCCGGCAGCCGGCCGAACCGGTCGACCAGCTCTTCCTGGATATCGTCGACACGCTCCGGGGTCTCGCAGTTGGCCAGCCGCTTGTACAGCGACAGGCGCTCGTGCACGTCGGCGCAGTAGTCGTTGGGCAGCAGCGCCGGCGTGCCCAGGTTGATCTCGGTGGTGGCGGCCAGCGGCGCCATCAGGTCGGGCTCCTTGCCGGCCTTGAGCGCCTTGACCGCGTGGTTGAGCATGTCGGTGTAGAGCTGGAAGCCGATCTCGTGGATCTCGCCCGATTGCTTGTCGCCCAGCACCTCGCCGGCGCCGCGGATTTCCAGGTCGTGCATGGCCAGGTAGAAGCCCGAGCCCAGTTCCTCCATCTGCTGGATCGCCTCGAGCCGTCGCTGCGCCTGCTTGGTCAGGCCGTCGACGTCATGGACCAGCAGGTAGGCATAGGCCTGGTGGTGCGAGCGCCCGACGCGGCCGCGCAGCTGGTGCAGCTGTGCCAGCCCGAACTTGTCGGCGCGGTGGATCAGGATGGTGTTGGCGGTCGGCACGTCGATGCCGGTCTCGATGATGGTGGTGCACAGCAGGATATTGTCGCGGCGCGAGACGAAGTCGCGCATCACGCGCTCCAGCTCGCGCTCGTGCATCTGGCCGTGCGCCACCGCGATGCGCGCCTCGGGCACCAGCTCGGCAAGCCTGGCGCGCTTGTTCTCGATGGTCTCGACCTCGTTGTGCAGGAAGTACACCTGCCCGCCGCGCTTGAGCTCGCGCAGGATGGCCTCGCGGATCACGCCGTCTTCCTCGCGCCGCACGAAGGTCTTGATCGCCAGCCGCTTCTGCGGCGCGGTGGCAATCACCGAGAAATCGCGCAGGCCTTCCAGTGCCATGCCCAGCGTGCGCGGGATCGGCGTGGCGGTCAGCGTCAGCACGTCGACCTCGGCGCGCAGCGACTTCAGCGCTTCCTTCTGGCGCACGCCGAAGCGGTGTTCCTCGTCGATGATGACCAGGCCCAGGCGCTGGAACTTGACCTGGTCGGACAGGATCTTGTGGGTGCCGATGACGATGTCGACGCTGCCCTCGTTGATCTGCTTGATCGCCGCGTCGATCTCCTTCCTGGTCTTGAAGCGCGACAATTCCACGATCCGCACTGGCCATTCGGCGAAGCGGTCGGACAGGGTCTGGAAATGCTGCTCGGCCAGCAGCGTGGTCGGCGCCAGCATCGCCACCTGCTTGCCGCCCAGCACCGCGACGAAGGCCGCGCGCAGCGCCACCTCGGTCTTGCCGAAGCCGACATCGCCGCACACCAGCCGGTCCATCGGCTTGCCCGAGGTCATGTCGGCGATCACCGCGGCGATCGCGGCGGCCTGGTCCGGGGTTTCCTCGAAGCCGAAGCTCTCGGCGAAGGTCTCGTAGTCCTTCGGCGACAGCGGGAAGGCGAAGCCCTCGCGCGCGGCGCGGCGCGCGTACAGGTTGAGCAGTTCGGCAGCGGTGTCGCGGATCTGCTGCGCCGCCTTGCGCTTGGCCTTGTCCCACTGGCCGGAGCCGAGGTGGTGCAGCGGCGCGGTATCGGGATCGGCGCCCGAATAGCGCGAGATCACGTGCAACTGGTGCACCGGCACGTAGAGCTTGCTGCCCTTGTCGTAGTCCAGGTGCAGGAATTCCTCGTCGCCCTGGCCCATGTCGAGCGTCACCAGGCCCTGGTAGCGGCCGATGCCGTGCTCGCTGTGCACCACCGGATCGCCGATCTTCAGCTCGGCCAGGTCGCGCACCATCGAATCGACGGCCGACGCCTGCTCCTGCTTGCGGCGGCCGGTGCGGCGCGCGGTGCCGGCGTACAGCTCGGCTTCGGTGACGAAGGCCAGCCGTGCCTGCGGCAGCGCGAAGCCGCTCTGCAGCGGCGCCACCGCGATCGAGAAATGCGCGTCGCCGGCGAGGAACGCGGCAAAGTCTTCGACCGGATGCGGGCGCAGGCCGCTTTCGGCAAAGAGCTGCAGCAGCGTCTCGCGCCGCCCGGCGGAGTCGGCGCACATCAGCACGCGGGTCTGCTGGTCGAGCAGCAGCGACTCCAGGTTGACCAGCGGATCTTCGGCGCGGCGGTTGACCGCGACGTCGGGCAGGATGCCCGAGAACGCCGGCTGGTCCGCGCCGGCCTCGACCTGCAGCACCAGCCGCGCCATCGGCTTGGCGGCGACGAAGAACTGCTCCTCGGACAGGAACAGGTCCGCCGGCGGCAGCAGCGGGCGCTCGCGGTCGTGGCGCATGAAGTTGTAGCGCTGGGTGGTGTCGGCCCAGAAGCGGCGGATGGCCTCGTCGATGTTGCCGGCGAACACCAGCTGGGTGTCGGCGGGCAGGTAGTCGAACACGGTCGCGCTGTGCTCGAAGAACAGCGGCAGGTAATACTCGATGCCGGCCGACGGCACGCCGTTGCCGATGTCCTTGTAGATCGGCGACTTGGTCGGGTCGCCTTCGAACACTTCGCGCCAGCGGCCGCGGAACGCGGTGCGCGCGGCCTCGTCGAGCGGGAACTCGCGCCCGGGCAGCAGCCGCACTTCCTTGACCGGATACAGGCTGCGCTGCGTGTCCGGATCGAAGGCGCGGATGGTCTCGATCTCGTCGCCGAACAAGTCGATGCGGTATGGCAGCGCCGAGCCCATCGGGTACAGGTCGATCAGGCCGCCGCGCACGCTGTACTCGCCCGGCCGCATCACCGCGCTGACATGCTCGTAGCCCGCCAGCGTGAACTGCGCCTTGAGCGCGGCCTCGTCGAGCCGCTCGCCCTGCTTGAAGAAGAAGGTGTAGGCGGCCAGGAAGGCCGGCGGCGCCAGCCGGTACAGCGCGGTGGTGGCGGGCACCAGCATCACGTCGCACTGGCCGCTCTGGATGTCGTGCAGCGTCGCCAAACGCTCGGAGACCAGGTCCTGGTGCGGCGAAAAGCTGTCGTAGGGCAGGGTTTCCCAGTCGGGCAGCAGGCGCACGCGCAACTCCGGCGCGAACCACGGGATTTCCTCGGCCAGGCGCTGCGCATCGACCGCATGCGAGCACACCACCGCCAGCATCGGCGCGCGCGCGCGGTGCTGGCGCGCGTATGCGGCCACCGCCAGCGCATCGGCCGAGCCGCGCAGGCCGGCCACGCTGTGGCGCAGCCCCGGCTTGACCAGCGGCAGGTTGACAAAGGGAAAGGCGGGCGTGGCGTCAGGCATGTCGGCAGGGGGCGTTCAAAAACGACGACGCCCCGCCGGCATCGCGGGCGGGGGTCGGTGCAGGGACTCCAGGTGCCTGCGGCGCACTGCCGCTCCTCCGGTTACGGCGAAGCGGCATGGCGACGGGCAAGGGCCGTATTATAGAATGCGCACCGGTTGTCCCGCTGCCGGCTCTTTGCGCCCCTTCCTGCCGGGCCGGCCGGTGGCCCCGCGCTTCTTTCACTCCACGCCGATCCTGTGTCCGCTCGCCGCTTTGCCCTGATTCCCTGTGCCGGTACCGGCAGCCGCGCCGGCGGCACCGTGCCCAAGCAATACCAGACCGTGGCCGGCCGGCCGATGATCTGGTACGCGCTGGCGGCGTTCTCGGCGTGCGACGCCATCAACGCCACCGCACTGGTGCTGGCGCCCGACGACATGCCGCTGGAATCGCGCTTCGGCGCGGCCGCGTTCGCCGGGCTGCGCTTCGATACCGCCTTTGTCGGCGGCGACAGCCGCCATGCGTCGGTGCTGGCCGGCCTGCACCACCTGGCGCAGCTGGGCGCGACCGACGCCGACTGGGTGCTGGTGCACGATGCCGCGCGCCCGGGCCTGACCCCGGCGATGGTCCACGCGCTGGTGCGCGCGGTCGAAAGCGACGGCGACGACGATCCGGACGCCGCCATCGGCGGCATCCTGGCGGTGCCGGTGCCCGATACGCTCAAGCGCGCCCAGGACGATGCCCGCATCGGCGCCACGGTGCCGCGCGAAGGGCTGTGGCAGGCGCAGACGCCGCAGATGTTCCGCCTGGGCGTGCTGCGCCAGGCGCTGCAGGACGCGATGGCGGCCGGCGCGGTGGTGACCGACGAGGCCAGCGCGATCGAGCGCCTGGGCCTGCATCCGCGGCTGGTCAACGGCTCGCTGCGCAATTTCAAGGTGACTTACCCGGAGGACTTCGCGCTGGCCGAAGTGCTGCTGGGCAACCACGCCAAAGGAGCATGACCGCATGATGCCTTTCGATATCCGGGTGGGGCAGGGCTATGACGTCCACGCGCTGGTGCCCGGCCGCAAGCTGATCCTGGGCGGGGTCGAGATCCCGCACGACCGTGGCCTGCTGGGCCATTCCGATGCCGATGCGCTGCTGCACGCGGTCACCGACGCGCTCTTCGGCGCGGCCGCGCTCGGCGATATCGGCCGCCATTTCCCCGACACCGACGCGCAGTTCGCCGGCGCCGACAGCCGCGCGCTGCTGCGCGAGGCGGCGCGCCGCGTGCGCGAGGCCGGCTATGAGATCGGCAACGTCG
This Cupriavidus nantongensis DNA region includes the following protein-coding sequences:
- a CDS encoding amidohydrolase, translating into MAARRTASRSTTRFAVAGLSLAAGLLCNTAQAQTQGAEALHAQIETRAKAVEKQLIAWRRDIHQHPELGNYETRTAKLVADHLRKLGMEVKTGVAKTGVVGLLKGGKPGPVVALRADMDALPVKERVDVPFASKAKGQYLGKEVDVMHACGHDTHVAILMATAEVLAGMKDQLPGTVKFIFQPAEESPADFEPNGSNMWGAKQMVAEGVLDNPKVDAIFGLHVTSGIESGKLGWRSGASMAAADQFWIDVKGRQTHGARPWGGIDPIVVASQIVMGLQTIQSRQVNAMLEPSVITVGTFHGGNRMNIVPEKVEMMGTIRTYDEGMKKDIHARMKRTTEAIASSAGAEANFRVVELYNATINQPALTEKMAPTLQRVAGEGNWMITPKATASEDFSFYQEKVPGLFFNLGVTPKGQDVTKAPSNHSPEFYVDEPALINGVRALSSLTVDYMVMAQR
- the argE gene encoding acetylornithine deacetylase → MPTQAAPAQAATVHSRQPVPETAARGSALEWTQRLVAYDTTSRNSNLGLIESVRDHFLAKGLKPHLSYNPQRDKANLFVTVPAANGATNGGIVLSGHTDVVPVDGQAWTTDPFKPVVRDGKLYGRGTCDMKGFIGTSLSLLPAILEARLREPVHYALSFDEEIGCMGAPYLLAELRERGVAPGGCIVGEPTSMRVIVAHKGINAYRCCVRGQAAHSSLTPRGVNAIEYAARLICFIRDIADEFKANGPYDQAFDVPYTTAQTGTIQGGIALNTIPALCEFVFEFRNLPGVDPEAIYARIQAYANDVLLPKMRAEHADADLTLSKIAAAPSLDVAEQEAITQLVRALTADRDTNKVAYGTEAGLFQRAGIPAVVCGPGDIQQAHKPDEFVALEQLAACEAFLHKVVDSLRVS
- the mfd gene encoding transcription-repair coupling factor, producing MPDATPAFPFVNLPLVKPGLRHSVAGLRGSADALAVAAYARQHRARAPMLAVVCSHAVDAQRLAEEIPWFAPELRVRLLPDWETLPYDSFSPHQDLVSERLATLHDIQSGQCDVMLVPATTALYRLAPPAFLAAYTFFFKQGERLDEAALKAQFTLAGYEHVSAVMRPGEYSVRGGLIDLYPMGSALPYRIDLFGDEIETIRAFDPDTQRSLYPVKEVRLLPGREFPLDEAARTAFRGRWREVFEGDPTKSPIYKDIGNGVPSAGIEYYLPLFFEHSATVFDYLPADTQLVFAGNIDEAIRRFWADTTQRYNFMRHDRERPLLPPADLFLSEEQFFVAAKPMARLVLQVEAGADQPAFSGILPDVAVNRRAEDPLVNLESLLLDQQTRVLMCADSAGRRETLLQLFAESGLRPHPVEDFAAFLAGDAHFSIAVAPLQSGFALPQARLAFVTEAELYAGTARRTGRRKQEQASAVDSMVRDLAELKIGDPVVHSEHGIGRYQGLVTLDMGQGDEEFLHLDYDKGSKLYVPVHQLHVISRYSGADPDTAPLHHLGSGQWDKAKRKAAQQIRDTAAELLNLYARRAAREGFAFPLSPKDYETFAESFGFEETPDQAAAIAAVIADMTSGKPMDRLVCGDVGFGKTEVALRAAFVAVLGGKQVAMLAPTTLLAEQHFQTLSDRFAEWPVRIVELSRFKTRKEIDAAIKQINEGSVDIVIGTHKILSDQVKFQRLGLVIIDEEHRFGVRQKEALKSLRAEVDVLTLTATPIPRTLGMALEGLRDFSVIATAPQKRLAIKTFVRREEDGVIREAILRELKRGGQVYFLHNEVETIENKRARLAELVPEARIAVAHGQMHERELERVMRDFVSRRDNILLCTTIIETGIDVPTANTILIHRADKFGLAQLHQLRGRVGRSHHQAYAYLLVHDVDGLTKQAQRRLEAIQQMEELGSGFYLAMHDLEIRGAGEVLGDKQSGEIHEIGFQLYTDMLNHAVKALKAGKEPDLMAPLAATTEINLGTPALLPNDYCADVHERLSLYKRLANCETPERVDDIQEELVDRFGRLPAQAQALVETHRLRIAAAPLGVRKIDAGEATISVQFVPNPPIDAMRIIDLVQKNRHIKLAGQDKLRIEARMPDVAVRAQTIKHTLRQLA
- the ispD gene encoding 2-C-methyl-D-erythritol 4-phosphate cytidylyltransferase, producing MSARRFALIPCAGTGSRAGGTVPKQYQTVAGRPMIWYALAAFSACDAINATALVLAPDDMPLESRFGAAAFAGLRFDTAFVGGDSRHASVLAGLHHLAQLGATDADWVLVHDAARPGLTPAMVHALVRAVESDGDDDPDAAIGGILAVPVPDTLKRAQDDARIGATVPREGLWQAQTPQMFRLGVLRQALQDAMAAGAVVTDEASAIERLGLHPRLVNGSLRNFKVTYPEDFALAEVLLGNHAKGA
- the ispF gene encoding 2-C-methyl-D-erythritol 2,4-cyclodiphosphate synthase — translated: MMPFDIRVGQGYDVHALVPGRKLILGGVEIPHDRGLLGHSDADALLHAVTDALFGAAALGDIGRHFPDTDAQFAGADSRALLREAARRVREAGYEIGNVDATVIAQAPKLAPHIGAMVANLAEDLAIARGRCNVKAKTNEKLGFEGRQEGIVAQAAVLLWRASVADAQD